GGACCCGGATGACGTCGACATCGTTGACCGCCGCATCGCCAGCGTCGCCAGGGCCCGCCACCACCGGCCAACTGGCGGTGCTGTCCGGCCGCACCGGGATCGTCAGATCGGGAATCCGTAGGCTGTGCGTCATGGCCGTCCACCTCACGCGCATCTACACCAAGGCCGGCGATGCCGGCATGACCAGGCTGAGCAACAACGAGCAGGTGCCGAAGACCGATCCACGGATCGCCGCGTACGCGGATGTCGACGAGTGCAACGCGGCGATCGGCGTCGCGCTCGCCCTGGGCGAGCTCGACGACGAACTGCGCGGTGTGCTGGGGTCGGTGCAGAACGACCTGTTCGACGTCGGCGCCGACCTGTCCACCCCGGTCGAGCCGGAGCCGAAGTATCCGCCGCTGCGGGTGACCGAGGAGTACGTCGAGCGCCTGGAGGGCTGGTGCGACGAGTACAACGCACGCCTGAGCAAGCTCGACTCCTTCATCCTCCCCGGCGGCACCGCGGGTGCGGCGCTGCTGCACGTGGCGCGGACCGTCGCCCGGCGTGCGGAACGGGCGGCGTGGGCGCTGGTCAGCCACGATCCGGAACGGACCAGCACGCTCCCGGCAAAGTATCTCAACCGGCTCTCCGATCTGCTCTTTATCCTGTCAAGAACGGCAAATCCGGCTGGAGATGTGTTATGGGTGCCGGGCGGCAAGCGCTGAACGTCGGTGCTCTGCACCACGTCGAGGTGTGTGTTCCCGATCTGACCGCCGCCACGCGTAGCTGAGGCTGACTCCTCGCCGTACGGCTGACGCTGCTCCAGGGCTGGCGGTCCCGTGATCAACTCCCGATCAGCAATGTCGGGGTGTCCAAGCCACCAGGACACCCCGACATCGCCAATACCGTGTTGATCACGCCCGCTCGACAACCCCGGCGCGAGGGGTCAGGCAGCCGGCCAGTCCTGGGAGGCCACACGCGGCGAGACCGCCCCCGGAGGGGCGGCCTCGAGCCAGGAGAGGAAACCGGTCACGGTCGACCGCGCCATGGCGATCTCCACCGGTGCGTGGTGACTGGTACAGCGGAGGATCACCCAGTCGGCCGGCATGGAGAGCCGTTCCTGACCCTCGGGCAACCGGCGGCGCTCCACCGCCAGCCCCTTGCGCGACAGCACCCGCTTGGGCCGGATCGCGAAGCTGAACATCCGGTACCAGCGCAGCTCGTCACCGGCGAACCGGCCGAAGCCGGGCGACCAGCCACGGCCGTCGAGCATAGTGGTGACCCGGACGCTGAGCCGGATGATGCCGCCGCTGCGGGTGACCAGAGCTCGCCGGCCGAAGAGGATGAGCAGCGCGCCGAGGATGACGAGAACGCCGATCCCGAACCCTTCGACGATCTCCATCCCCGGTATGACTCAGCGGCTCTGTGCGGAAACCGGGGTTGCGCTCTCAGCCAGCACGGTGACGCCGTCTGCGCTCACCGAGAGGAAGCCGCCGGCCACGTCGTAGGAGACCTGCTCACCGCCAGCAAGCTTGATGCGTACCTGGCCAGGCTCGGCGAGTTGGCCGAGAAGCGGCGCGTGCCCCGGCAGGACACCGAGCTCGCCTTCGGTCGTCCGAGCGACGACCATTTCGGCGTCACCCGACCAGACCTTCTCCTCGACGGCGACGAGCTCGACGTGAAGCTGCTGTGCCACGCTGTCTCCTTGCTGCGGCTACGGATTGCCGAAAGTCTAGCCTGACGCCGCCGC
The window above is part of the Micromonospora sp. LH3U1 genome. Proteins encoded here:
- a CDS encoding cob(I)yrinic acid a,c-diamide adenosyltransferase; the encoded protein is MAVHLTRIYTKAGDAGMTRLSNNEQVPKTDPRIAAYADVDECNAAIGVALALGELDDELRGVLGSVQNDLFDVGADLSTPVEPEPKYPPLRVTEEYVERLEGWCDEYNARLSKLDSFILPGGTAGAALLHVARTVARRAERAAWALVSHDPERTSTLPAKYLNRLSDLLFILSRTANPAGDVLWVPGGKR
- a CDS encoding DUF2550 domain-containing protein produces the protein MEIVEGFGIGVLVILGALLILFGRRALVTRSGGIIRLSVRVTTMLDGRGWSPGFGRFAGDELRWYRMFSFAIRPKRVLSRKGLAVERRRLPEGQERLSMPADWVILRCTSHHAPVEIAMARSTVTGFLSWLEAAPPGAVSPRVASQDWPAA
- a CDS encoding F0F1 ATP synthase subunit epsilon; this encodes MAQQLHVELVAVEEKVWSGDAEMVVARTTEGELGVLPGHAPLLGQLAEPGQVRIKLAGGEQVSYDVAGGFLSVSADGVTVLAESATPVSAQSR